The following are encoded together in the Brassica napus cultivar Da-Ae chromosome A9, Da-Ae, whole genome shotgun sequence genome:
- the LOC106432439 gene encoding uncharacterized protein LOC106432439, whose protein sequence is MGGNYNYTNFRDWMYKRIDEETGNFSEEFTTGVEQFMAFANSQPLTQDNNGKFFCPCSVCKNEKFLPGHRILKHIYSKGFMLDYYVWYKHGEELDMALGTSYANPTHLSGSEDHIGNAVEDRYVEMVNDAFRDNVSFDNYQHGDSYQNAVDPECNHSKKFYDLLEGAKNPLYDGCREGHSQLSLASRIMQNKVDYNLSEKCVDSVCEMLTDYLPAGNQSTGSHYETERLMRNLGLPYYKIDVCVNNCMIFWKEDERWDKCQFCDAPRWKPRSERRRTKVPYSRMWYLPIADRLKRMYQSKKTAAAMRWHAEHQAKEGEMSHPSDAAEWKHFQDQHPRFAEEPRNVYLGLSTDGFNPFGMSNNHSLWPVILTPYNLPPGMCMNPEYLFLTILNSGPNHPRASLDIFLKPLIAELKELWSTGVEAYDVSLNQNFNLKAVLLWTISDFPAYGMLSGWTTHGRLSCPICMEDTKAFYLKNGRKTCWFDCHRRFLPRGHPLRKNRKDFLKGKHAMNEVPPESLSGEQVYSERLKGVNPPKTSQCGGNGHDKKKPGYGKEHNWHKESIFWELPYWRDLNLRHNLDVMHIEKKFFDNIMNTLMSVKGKSKDTIKSRLDIELLCDRQHLHVDSRGQAPFPPYTLGESARKSLLECVKVGVKFPDGYASDLANCVDIEKRKFSGMKSHDCHVFMERLLPFICAELLDENVHLALSAELGGPVQYRWMYLFERYFKKLKANATNKSHAAGSIVEAYINAEIAYFSEHYFADSIQTKSRFTRFEVGEVPVYHVEGVPDIFIQPFESMFEDFLSVKYPDLSERDLSTKRAEEYHIWVKDYVTHWSETHPFPAWVKEFVQGPVNKAKTWPIYFTRGFLFHTQTHGEGRKTCNYGVCAKGESYTNAADESQYYGILTDIIQINYEEALGGKMAE, encoded by the exons ATGGGAGGTAATTACAACTACACTAACTTTCGAGATTGGATGTACAAGAGGATCGATGAAGAAACGGGGAATTTCTCGGAAGAGTTCACAACGGGAGTAGAGCAATTCATGGCATTTGCAAACAGTCAGCCTCTAACACAGGATAATAATGGTAAATTCTTTTGTCCTTGCAGTGTTTGCAAGAATGAGAAATTTCTCCCGGGGCATCGAAttttgaaacatatatatagtaaaggGTTTATGCTCGACTATTATGTGTGGTACAAGCATGGAGAAGAACTCGATATGGCTTTAGGAACAAGTTATGCTAATCCGACGCATTTAAGTGGTAGTGAAGATCACATTGGTAATGCAGTAGAAGATAGATATGTGGAAATGGTGAATGATGCATTTCGAGATAATGTGAGTTTTGATAACTATCAACATGGTGATAGTTATCAAAATGCAGTAGATCCGGAATGCAATCACTCGAAGAAATTCTACGACTTGTTAGAAGGAGCGAAAAATCCTTTATATGATGGTTGCCGAGAAGGTCACTCGCAATTATCATTGGCTTCTAGGATCATGCAAAATAAGGTGGATTATAATTTGAGTGAAAAGTGCGTTGATTCGGTATGTGAAATGTTGACAGACTATTTACCAGCTGGAAACCAATCAACCGGTTCACATTACGAGACAGAAAGATTGATGCGCAATTTGGGTCTCCCGTACTATAAAATTGATGTGTGTGTTAACAATTGTATGATCTTCTGGAAAGAGGATGAAAGGTGGGATAAGTGTCAGTTTTGTGATGCACCAAGATGGAAGCCTAGAAGCGAACGACGTAGAACCAAAGTGCCATATAGTCGTATGTGGTATCTACCTATTGCTGACAGATTGAAGAGAATGTATCAGAGCAAGAAGACAGCAgcagcaatgagatggcatgcagagcaccAAGCAAAGGAGGGTGAAATGTCTCATCCGTCAGATGCAGCAGAGTGGAAACACTTTCAAGATCAACATCCCCGGTTTGCAGAGGAACCCCGTAATGTTTATCTCGGCTTATCTACGGATGGATTCAATCCATTTGGGATGTCTAATAATCATTCGTTGTGGCCAGTGATCTTGACTCCATATAATCTACCTCCTGGTATGTGCATGAATCCAGAGTACTTGTTTCTCACAATTTTGAATTCTGGGCCAAATCACCCACGAGCTAGTCTAGATATCTTCCTCAAACCTCTAATTGCGGAGTTAAAAGAGCTGTGGTCTACTGGAGTTGAAGCATACGATGTCTCTttgaatcaaaattttaatcttaaggCTGTGCTTCTTTGGACGATAAGCGACTTTCCGGCATATGGGATGCTATCAGGATGGACGACTCATGGTAGGTTGTCTTGTCCAATTTGTATGGAAGATACAAAGGCTTTTTATCTGAAGAATGGAAGGAAGacgtgttggtttgattgtcatcgaaGATTTCTTCCTCGTGGCCATCCATTGAGGAAGAACAGAAAGGACTTCTTGAAGGGAAAACATGCTATGAATGAAGTTCCACCTGAATCTTTGAGTGGTGAGCAAGTTTATTCTGAGCGGTTAAAAGGTGTCAATCCACCAAAAACGTCCCAGTGCGGTGGAAATGGTCACGATAAGAAGAAACCCGGATATGGGAAGGAACATAACTGGCACAAGGAAAGCATATTCTGGGAGTTGCCGTACTGGAGGGACCTAAATCTTCGACATAATCTTGATGttatgcatattgagaagaagttTTTCGACAACATCATGAATACTCTTATGAGTGTGAAGGGTAAGTCGAAAGACACAATCAAGTCAAGATTGGATATAGAACTTCTCTGTGATCGGCAACACTTACATGTTGATAGTCGTGGTCAAGCTCCTTTTCCTCCCTACACACTGGGAGAGAGCGCAAGAAAAAGTTTATTGGAATGTGTGAAAGTTGGGGTaaaatttccagacggttatgcTTCCGACTTAGCTAACTGTGTTGATATAGAGAAGCGCAAGTTTTCAGGCATGAAGAGTCATGACTGCCATGTGTTTATGGAGAGGCTACTTCCATTTATATGTGCAGAACTCCTAGACGAGAACGTCCATCTTGCTTTATCAG CTGAACTAGGAGGCCCCGTGCAATATAGGTGGATGTATCTTTTCGAAAGATATTTTAAGAAGTTGAAAGCGAACGCAACGAACAAAAGCCATGCAGCAGGGTCGATAGTTGAAGCATATATCAATGCTGAGATTGCTTATTTCTCAGAACACTACTTCGCTGACAGTATACAAACGAAATCGAG GTTTACAAGATTTGAAGTAGGTGAAGTCCCTGTATATCATGTTGAAGGAGTACCAGATATATTTATTCAG CCATTTGAGAG CATGTTCGAAGATTTTCTTTCTGTAAAATATCCAGACCTTTCTGAAAGAGATCTCTCCACGAAGAGAGCTGAGGAATATCATATATGGGTGAAAGATTAT gTTACTCACTGGAGCGAAACACATCCTTTTCCTGCTTGGGTTAAAGAGTTTGTACAAGGACCCGTGAATAAAGCCAAAACCTGGCCAATTTATTTCACTCGAGGTTTTCTGTTTCATACCCAAACGCATGGTGAGGGACGAAAGACTTGCAACTATGGAGTATGTGCTAAAGGAGAGAGTTATACAAATGCAGCTGATGAATCTCAGTACTATGGGATCTTAACAGATATCATACAAATCAATTACGAGG AGGCACTCGGCGGAAAAATGGCGGAATAG
- the LOC125578107 gene encoding uncharacterized protein LOC125578107, translating into MGGKRKRNTVKPNSSRVTQRPATLPAQYDFVPRDPSPSIPPVLPKNKPLPKNNPLPSVRDYPPPRKLFPETNFPPSQSAPSPLTPAAATSQPQQRQTQSTERMNTLPPSQPAPVRASQSPHSSEAQNSRFPEEEEEDMSDVEAPVQPNLASDHMDLLNSLLNQPGRAKNTIVLSRNLEPGTTWFGYNKSSLSRKITKILKNKFNKPFYSWTRVPRDRQERYFLEFAKTHTWDPSLTGVVQEHFEAIALLRMKDMVSEVRTSRQQPNWIGDTLWKLMTDYWDTDAAVAKSATASASRMSDLQGLGFHTHNSGQKSYMQLHQEMVVELGRPVSFGEVFIRAHTKSDGTFSDFKAKQVIEAFKKQKEAKLATLETDDHTETGQHPPLSIEEENELFIQATFTNDRGQIYGLGSLKNQLNEVAYDSRSLSSFIQMQQQLEEAQRQIKEQAALLAKAEEDRAQAAAAAAMVEEERSRVIATQQATIDELLMVRKYIATTDQRFLDFISKETASSDPHHV; encoded by the exons ATGGGTGGAAAGAGGAAGCGAAATACCGTCAAACCCAACTCCTCTCGGGTTACACAACGCCCAGCTACTTTACCAGCTCAGTATGACTTCGTACCGAGGGATCCATCTCCGTCGATCCCACCCGTTCTCCCTAAGAACAAACCTCTCCCTAAGAACAATCCTCTCCCATCTGTTCGCGATTATCCTCCTCCGAGAAAGCTGTTTCCGGAAACGAACTTTCCACCTTCTCAATCAGCTCCGTCGCCTCTCACTCCAGCTGCTGCGACGTCTCAACCTCAACAGCGACAAACTCAGTCGACTGAACGTATGAACACACTTCCTCCAAGTCAACCGGCTCCAGTTCGAGCATCTCAATCGCCTCACAGTTCTGAAGCACAAAATTCTCGTTTTccagaagaggaggaggaggatatgTCCGATGTAGAGGCTCCGGTTCAACCTAATCTCGCCTCTGACCATATGGATCTTTTGAACTCCCTCCTAAACCAGCCAGGTCGAGCGAAGAACACAATTGTCCTGTCTCGCAACCTTGAGCCTGGAACCACATG GTTTGGGTATAACAAGTCGAGCTTGTCTAGGAAGATTACCAAGATTTTAAAGAACAAGTTTAATAAGCCTTTCTACAGCTGGACTCGTGTGCCTAGAGACAGACAAGAACGCTACTTTCTGGAATTTGCC AAAACTCACACATGGGATCCATCATTGACTGGTGTTGTGCAAGAACATTTCGAGGCCATTGCTCTTCTACGAATGAAAGACATGGTCAGCGAAGTAAGGACATCTCGGCAGCAGCCTAATTGGATAGGCGACACACTCTGGAAACTAATGACCGACTATTGGGACACTGACGCTGCGGTTGCAAAGAGTGCTACAGCATCAGCATCTAGAATGTCTGACCTTCAAGGTCTTGGCTTTCACACACATAACTCTGGCCAGAAGTCTTATATGCAGCTCCACCAAGAGATG GTTGTTGAATTGGGAAGACCAGTGAGCTTTGGTGAAGTATTCATCAGAGCTCATACAAAGTCAGATGGAACCTTTAGTGATTTCAAAGCTAAACAAGTTATTGAGGCTTTCAAGAAGCAAAAAGAAGCTAAGTTGGCCACCCTTGAGACTGATGATCACACCGAGACTGGGCAGCATCCACCACTATCAATAGAAGAGGAGAATGAGCTGTTTATTCAG GCCACTTTCACCAATGACAGGGGGCAAATTTATGGCCTTGGAAGCTTGAAGAACCAACTTAATGAAGTGGCATATGACTCAAGAAGCTTGTCCTCTTTCATCCAAATGCAACAGCAACTTGAAGAAGCTCAACGTCAAATCAAAGAACAAGctgctcttcttgcaaaggCTGAGGAAGATCGTGCCCaagctgctgctgctgcggCAATGGTTGAGGAAGAGCGTTCCAGAGTTATAGCTACTCAGCAAGCTACGATCGATGAGTTGTTAATGGTTCGGAAGTACATCGCCACCACAGACCAGAGATTCTTGGACTTCATCTCCAAAGAAACAGCTTCATCTGATCCCCATCATGTTTAG